The Streptomyces bacillaris sequence GGCGCGACAAGTACCCGCAGGTCGAGGTCGTCGAGCACTTCGAGATCGGCTCCGCCTCGGAGGTCCTGCTGTCCAACAGCGTCCGGGCCGGCCTCGTGGTCGTCGGGCGTCGCAGTCACGATGCGGGCCTGCGACGTCTCGGTCCGGTCACCCACGCCGTTCTGCACCACGCCACAGCTCCTGTGGCGGTCGTGCCTCACGACTGTCCTCCCGGGTAGGACCGCCGCCCGCATCCCCCCGCCGTGCGGACGAAGGAGCGTGCGATGTCTCCTCGCCCGCGGCGGCCGGAGCGGCCTGGCCGGACCCCCCGGCCCGCGCCCGGGCCGGGCGGTGCCCGCCCGGTGCCGCTCGGCCCGGTGCGGCTCTGGCCGTCCGCTTCCGGGCGTCCGGGGCCCTCATGACTGCGGCCGAGTGCCCCGGAGCGCCCGTCCACCCACACTGATAGGGCCGGTCGGCCCCTGCCGGGGACAAGCGGCCCCTGCCCCGAGAACCTGCCGAACACGACGCTGGAACCAGAGCATCCGACACCGGAGGGGACCATCATGGCCCGCACGATCATCGTAGGACTCGACGGATCGGCTGAGAGCGGAGCCGCTGCGGAATGGGCGGCGCGCGAGGCGAAGCTGCGCGACGTGCCGGTACGGCTGATGCACGTGTGGATGCCGGTGCCGGAACCGATGGCCCAGGCCCCGCTCCTGGGAGCAGAGACCCACCAGCACTGGACCGAGCGGGTTCCGCGCGAGGCCGCCGAAGGGCTCAGACTGCGCCACCCGGGGTCGAGGTGAGCACCGAGCAGCGTGACGGGACGCCGGCCGAGGCCCTCGTGGAAGCCGCCCGCGACGCCGAGCTGCTGGTCCTGGGGTCCCGAGGGCTGAGCGGGCTCGGCGGCTTCCTCGTGGGCTCCGTCGGACAGGCCGTGATCGCCCGGAGCGAGGTGCCCGTGGTCCTGGTGCGCGCCGGGGCACAGGCGGCCGACGAGCACGTCATGGACCCTGCCGGCATTCCGTCCGCCGCCAGCGCGTTCCGGCCCGTCGTCCTCGGCCTGGGCAGTCCCGACGGCACCGTCATCGCCTTCGCTTTCGAGGAGGCACGGCGCCGGGAGACCGCTTTGTACGTGGTCCAGGCCTGGGACACGTGGCCCTACGCCGTCTACACCATCGGGCCGGGCTTCGAGCACCACGAGGGATTCACCCGGCAGCGGGCCGACGCGCTCGCCGACACGCTGCGTCCCTGGCGGCAGAAGTACCCGGACGTCGAGGTCGTCGAGATGTCCCGCCCGGGCAGCGCCGCCACCCACCTGATCGACGCCTCCCGTGACGCCTCCCTCGTCGTCGTCGGCAGGCGTGTGCGCCGCAACCCCTTCGGCACCCACATCGGGGCCGTCACCCACGCGGTGCTCCACCACTCCACCGCGCCTGTCGCCGTCGTCGCACACGACTGACGCACATCCGTACACGAGAGAACGAGGACATCATGAAGGCAGCGGTCGTACGGGAACTCGGTCAGCCCCTCGTCATCGAGGAGCACCCCGACCCCGAGCCCGGCCCCGGGCAGGTCCGCGTCCGCGTCGAGGCGTCCGGGCTGTGCCACACCGACATCCACGCCGCGCACGGTGACTGGCCCGTCAAACCCGCCCCACCGTTCGTGCCCGGCCACGAAGGCGTCGGCCTCGTCGAGAAGCTCGGCGAGGGAGTCACGCATCTCGCCGTCGGCCAACGGGTCGCCGTGCCGTGGCTCGGCAGCGCGTGCGGGCGCTGCGAGCACTGCCTGTCGGGCTGGGAGACGCTGTGCGAGAGCCAGGTCAACACCGGTTACGGCTGCGACGGCGGATACGCCGAGAAGATGCTGGCCTGGGCCGACTTCGCCCAGCTGGTGCCCGAGGGCGTCAGCGCCGTCGACGCCGCCCCGCTGACCTGCGCGGGCGTCACCACCTACAAGGCCCTGAAGGTCGCCGGCGTCCGGCCCGCACAGCTCGTCGCCATCTCCGGAGTGGGCGGTCTCGGCCATCTGGCGGTTCAGTACGCCAAGATCGCCGGCGCCACCGTCGCCGCCATCGACGTCACCGACGAGAAGCTCGAACTCGCCCGGGAACTGGGCGCCGACATCCTCATCGACGCCCGTATCCAGGACGTCGGGGCGGAGCTGAAGCGGCACGGCGGCGCCCACGCAGCCCTCGCCCTCGCGGTCAGCCCGGCCGCGTTCGAAGCCGCCAACTCGGGTCTGCGGCGTGGTGGGAAGCTCGTCATGGTGGCCCTGCCCGCGCACGGCACCATCCAGGTGCCCATCTTCGACACCGTGCTCAACGGCACCTCGGTGATCGGCTCCATCGTCGGAACCCGCCAGGACCTCGCGGAGGTCTTCCAGCTCCACGCGGACGGCCGGACGAAGGTCATCCACGAGACCCGACCGCTCACCGCCGTCAACGAATCGATCGACGACGTGCTCCACGGCAAGGTCAAGGCCCGCATCGTCTTCGACCTCGGCGCGGGAGGCTGAGAGCGATGAACCTGCCCCTCATCGTCGGCGTCGACGGCTCCGAGCCCAGCCTGCGGGCCGTCGACTGGGCGGCCGACGAGGCCGCCCTGCGCCGGGCGTCCCTGCGGATCGTGTACGCCTCCCTGTGGGAGCGCTACGAAGGGCCCGCGCTCGCGCCGGAAGTCGGCAGCACGTCCGGGCGTGTCACCGCGGAGGACATCCTCGCGGCCGCGGCCCTGCGGGCGCTGCGCCATCATGCCGAACTGCCCGTGACGACCGCCGACGTGCTGGAGGAGCCTGAGCACGCCCTCGTGCGCGAAGGCCGCGACGCGTCCGCCGTGGTCGTGGGCACCCGTGGACGCAGCGGTCTCGCCGATCTGCTTCTGGGCTCCGTCAGCCTGACCGTGGCCGCGCGAGCGGACTGCCCTGTCGTCGTGATCCGTGGCAACCACAACAGCCGTGCTGTCGGCGGAGGGCAGGACCACATCCTCGTCGGAGTGGCCGACGCGCCGACAGCGGCGGTGCGCTTCGCCTACGCGGAGGCGAAGCGGCGCGGCGTCGCCTTGGAGGCGGTACGGGCGTGGCGGTGCCCCATGCACGAGACGGTCGGCCACCCTCTGCTCACGGGTGGTCCCGAGCGACTGCATGAGGAACGGGCGGCCAAGGAGCTGGAGGAAGCTCTCGCCGACGCTCCCATGGAGGTTCGGTTGCGGCGGCGCACAGCGGAGGGCCCCGCCCACAGGGTCCTCCTGGCCGCCTCGCGAGACGCCGGCCTCCTCATCGTGGGCCGACGGCGTCCCGGC is a genomic window containing:
- a CDS encoding universal stress protein; the encoded protein is MARTIIVGLDGSAESGAAAEWAAREAKLRDVPVRLMHVWMPVPEPMAQAPLLGAETHQHWTERVPREAAEGLRLRHPGSR
- a CDS encoding universal stress protein is translated as MRAGAQAADEHVMDPAGIPSAASAFRPVVLGLGSPDGTVIAFAFEEARRRETALYVVQAWDTWPYAVYTIGPGFEHHEGFTRQRADALADTLRPWRQKYPDVEVVEMSRPGSAATHLIDASRDASLVVVGRRVRRNPFGTHIGAVTHAVLHHSTAPVAVVAHD
- the adhP gene encoding alcohol dehydrogenase AdhP; its protein translation is MKAAVVRELGQPLVIEEHPDPEPGPGQVRVRVEASGLCHTDIHAAHGDWPVKPAPPFVPGHEGVGLVEKLGEGVTHLAVGQRVAVPWLGSACGRCEHCLSGWETLCESQVNTGYGCDGGYAEKMLAWADFAQLVPEGVSAVDAAPLTCAGVTTYKALKVAGVRPAQLVAISGVGGLGHLAVQYAKIAGATVAAIDVTDEKLELARELGADILIDARIQDVGAELKRHGGAHAALALAVSPAAFEAANSGLRRGGKLVMVALPAHGTIQVPIFDTVLNGTSVIGSIVGTRQDLAEVFQLHADGRTKVIHETRPLTAVNESIDDVLHGKVKARIVFDLGAGG
- a CDS encoding universal stress protein — its product is MNLPLIVGVDGSEPSLRAVDWAADEAALRRASLRIVYASLWERYEGPALAPEVGSTSGRVTAEDILAAAALRALRHHAELPVTTADVLEEPEHALVREGRDASAVVVGTRGRSGLADLLLGSVSLTVAARADCPVVVIRGNHNSRAVGGGQDHILVGVADAPTAAVRFAYAEAKRRGVALEAVRAWRCPMHETVGHPLLTGGPERLHEERAAKELEEALADAPMEVRLRRRTAEGPAHRVLLAASRDAGLLIVGRRRPGRPGPHLGRVAHTVLHHSGCPVVVVPEPE